A single genomic interval of Musa acuminata AAA Group cultivar baxijiao chromosome BXJ3-4, Cavendish_Baxijiao_AAA, whole genome shotgun sequence harbors:
- the LOC135636365 gene encoding uncharacterized protein LOC135636365 — protein MKLHLASLPRLASVSPGEKLSLYLAVSWHAVSSVLVKEISGDQLPVYYVSHMLSGPEERYPPIEKLALALVLSARKLRPYFQAHPIEVITDQPLRLVLSKFDVAGRLLKWAVELGEHDIQYIPRTAIKAQSVADFIAELTPNTDEELEPLRDAWTLHVDGSANAKGAGAGLVLTTPDGRSIERSFRFGFRATNNEAEYEALLAGLRLALEMQVTDIRVITDSQLVARQLDGEYEARDPTMAKYLAQVRSLAAKFAHFELSNVPRSENQRADTLAKLASGPFPWARPETEELPRRAIEVVATVAHGAPATWVQEMLRFKQDGTLPDDTTTARRLRRTQAWYTEEGGRLYKRSFSRPLLRCLEPVRIESTKRGGGELVQRKSYSD, from the coding sequence atgaagctacatctggccagcctccctcgactCGCTTCGGTCTCCCCAGGGGAGAAGCTGAGTCTCTACCTTGCCGTCTCTTGGCACGCGGTCAGCTCAGTTCTAGTCAAAGAAATTTCCGGCGATCAACTAccggtctactacgtcagccacatgcTGAGCGGACCAGAAGAACGCTACCCGCCGATCGAAAAGCTGGCGCTGGCGCTCGTCCTGTCGGCGCGGAAActccgcccctacttccaggcccacccgatagaggtaataacCGATCAGCCGCTTCGGCTTGTCCTGTCCAAATTCGATgttgcagggcgtctcctcaaatgggcagtggagctcggcgagcacgacatacaatacatacctcggaccgccatcaaagcccaatccgtggcagacttcattgcggagctgaCCCCGAATACCGACGAAGAACTCGAGCCGCTGCGCGACGCCTGGACCCTCCACGTAGACGGCTCGGCCAACGCGAAAGGCGCCGGCGCGGGTCTGGTGCTGACAACGCCTGACGGCCGCTCGATCgagcgctccttccgcttcggattcagagccaccaacaacgaggcggaatacgaggctctcctggcggggctccggttggcactggaaatgcaggtgaccgacatacgcgtcatcaccgactcgcagctggtggctaggcagctcgaTGGCGAATACGAGGCCCGGGACCCGACTATGGCGAAATACCTAGCACAGGTAAGAAGCCTGGCCGCCAAGTTCGCCCATTTTGAACtgtcgaatgttcccaggagcgagaaccagcgagccgacaccctgGCTAAACTGGCGTCCGGCCCGTTCCCCTGGGCTCGACCCGAGACCGAAGAACTCCCCCGCCGAGCCATAGAGGTCGTCGCCACCGTCGCTCACGGcgcgccggccacttgggtacaggagatgtTACGCTTCAAGCAGGACGGGACCCTGCCTGACGATACAACCACAGCTCGGCGCTTGCGTCGAACGCAGGCGTGGTACACCGAGGAAGGAGGACGGCTGTACAAACGGTCTTTCTCGCGCCCCCTGTTGCGCTGCCTCgagcctgttaggatcgagagcactaagaggggggggggtgaattagtgcagcggaaatcttacagcgattaa